CCAagaaaagtttgtacaccccagATTTAACTTAGCTCTAGTGATGAGCAACTTAAGCCAATACATCCGTAATGAAAACTATTAATAGGCCAAATCAGCAGCCCATCTGTCAAATACATCTGCCCTGTTCCGAGCGAGGTGTATTTTCGGAATTTAATGGTCTCTCGTTGTTCCAGTGCTTCTACCTTGCTCCATACCTGACCTATAGTGTAGGATGACCTATGTTcacattttgcatttttgtctgCGTGAGAGTAAGAATGCGTGCGAGTGTTTAATGTATTAACGCTCCTGTTGTTCCACATCAGGAACCACTGTATTTACTTTTGTCCCGTGCCATTGTTGGTAAGTCCCATGTGGTGGTTGATTATAGCATCAATGTTTAAAATAGACATTCCTGAGACATTCCTCATTCAAGCGTGAAAAGGAAAGGGGGTTGATTTCGTGCCCTCACACTGGGTGGGGGGAGATTACTGTCACCTCAGTGTATTCTTGAAACCACCACTAAAGCTAATTCTAGTGCCGCATCATGTTTTATGTTTGGTCCAGGCAAGCTTATGAATCGTCTGCACGTACAGGACATCTTACAGAGAGAAAATTTTATAGTTCATAACTGATACAGCTCATTGTACTCTCTTGGAGAGGTTCTTGAGTGTTTTTGTTCACCGTTTCATAACATGATTTAAATTCTGCTGTGTTCTAGGCAAAAGGGCCAAGAGATGGAGCTCTGTTGTCCAATGAGAATGCACGTCCAGTGTCCAGGGAAGGTGTGGCGTGGAAGGGCCCTCGTACAGTGGTCCTGCAGAAGAACTCTCAGGGCTTTGGGTTTACATTGCGGCATTTCATAGTGTACCCACCAGAATCTGCCCTCCACACCTCTGTGAAGGTAATGCAGCACAGGTCCACATCAAATCTGTTTATCTATATTATTAGCAATAAGGTCATTGTTGTATAAAGGTACATGCCCCCAAGCTGCCACACTGCCTTTCTCTATTTGCTGCTGGTAGGCATGGCTGTAGTTACAGAAATCAAGTGAACAACATTTAAGCAATATCGCACAAGCAAGAGGGTATATTATACTGAATACAAAATGTGCTGGAAGTCAGTATAACAGCACGATTGCTTTAATACAGCAGAAATGAATATCGAGTAactgacattttggacacaatatggcttttttttgccaataatttgtttatttttactctgCGATTGAAAATAGATCCCGAAGAAGCCACACTCACAGATAGCCTGTTGACTAGTTGGCTAGAAAGCTCAcaatgatttgtacattcccgtCAAAAGTGCATCTGGTGAAATTGGCTTCCCTTCTTCATTTTCACCTTCATCTGATGAGCTTTCTTATTTTAAGACGCACGTTACATTCACGAAAAAAGTATCgcttgccatgtctgctgattaTTTCGCTAACTATCCTGCAGtaacgttgttttgtttttacgtGGCGAACACAGACAAGCAGAGTTTTCCAAACAGTGAAACGTCCCAGTGCAGTCATACTAAATATGAGCACTCTTGGAACACCGCTTGTCCgatcaaattagtggactggaAAAACTTGTTGTATAATGAACCATAACAAATGTGTTTGGGGAGTAAACAATTTTATACTCGGTTTGCTATTTTtgcattcatatttaatataaaagatTACAACGAAATAAGAGGAAATTCTAGACATGAGGCATGAGTGTGTTTTACTTGTAAGTCAAACTTTTACTTGAGTTTGCTTGCTTAATTTCACACAGCTATTATTAGCTAGTAACCTAATgattttcatattatttaaaCTATGTAAGCACAAGTTCTTGTTTTGAATAATGCAGTAAAAGTAGGTGTTCCGCGTTGTACGTTATTTAAAAAGGAATTTAAAGTCTTTCCTCTCAGAAGATGTCTACCTTTGACAAGACTGGTTTAGCATGATATAACAAACAGACTTATTCACATAAAGTTGAGCTCTGCTGAACTTTTTCTGTCCATGGCAAGCCATACTGTATTTTGCTGTACATGTGGACATGTACCATAATACTTCACAGCATGGTATCTGGAAATTCATGTTTAGGCACTTTCATAGCTGATCTTTTCCCATTGTTGCAATTCATGTTCATACTACTCCCTTGGTATTGGCATAACATAATTTGCTGACCCCTGACCTCAGCCACAGCAGTTGCAAGGTTCAATCTTTCAGACAGTCATGAGAGTTCACGAGTTCAAAGCaatctgcagaaaaaaaagaccttAATCATAATCTCCCTGTGTGCTATGGCCCTCACTCCTGTGTCCTGCAGTGCGCTCCTGTCCCCCAACTCCGGTAGTAGTAAAGGGGTCAGGACAGATAGACGCTTACTTCTCTGACTCTAAAGCCTCCTGCTTTTGTGCGTGTGTCAGGAATGAGATGTGTCAGCAAAGCCCCAAAGCCTGCGCACAGCCAGATCCAACCAGACTGACCACTCagctcttgtgtgtgtgtgtgttttttgaagatgaagGGATTGGGTGTTATCCTGTACACCTTGTTTATGTGTGACAGTGTTTGTGTATGCAATTATTAGTGTGGTTGGGTGTTCACAGTGCTATTGTTAGCTAGTCTAGTCAGTAATATGAACTGTACTCTAGCTTGTGTTTATGACCTTACCACTTGACAGTGCACAATGGTTCCCTCTGTTGGTACATAGATTATATTACATGAACAACTCATGgctctgtatttgttttttttttctttcttaggATGTAGAGAACGGCAATGGAAAAGGTTAGTTTCAGCAGTGATTACAGTATTTTTCTCATCTACATACATTTCAACGGTGTGAGTTTATGTGGGCCTCTAAATTAGATCGTACTGTTTTCCTCAGGGAATCATAAGGGTCGCCTGGAGCCAATGGATACTATTTTTGTGAAGAGCGTTAAAGAGATGGGTCCTGCCCACCAGGCTGGGCTCTGCACAGGTAGGATATACTAAAGCTCTAGTATATTCAATAACGCACGAGATGCAGTCCACTGTTTGTAttaaatgtgtgtctgtgtgttcttgtgttttgtgtgtagGAGACCGACTAGTAAAAGTAAATGGAGAGAGTATTCTGGGGAAAACCTACTCTCAGGTTATAGCACTAATCCAAAACAGGTAGGGGAATGTGTATGAGTTTCACAGCCTACTAGTGCTTTGCTCGATGTATGCCTAATGCCTAATGTATTTGCACAGATAACATTCTTCAGTTATGCATTTGTGCTTATTAGaccattgtgtttttgtgtagtAAGAGTGTGCTGGAGCTTTCCATTATGCCTAAAGATGAGGATGTACTCCAGTTGGTAAGTGTGAGTATAACTTTCTGCTGTTCATCCTCCTCTCCTGTTTCTCTCCCAGATACCCACTGCGTTAATTTCCATTTTTGTCTTTGAGATAGATAAGATACTGACAACTACTTAGTGATTAGCCTTGTTGTATGATAATGCTactgctattaaaaaaaaagtgctttgaCTTACCCTTTAcccttttttctccttttgcCCCTCCTCTTTTAATCTTTTCATACATGTGTAAATCTGCTTCTGTATTTTCCACACACAGGCATACTCTCAAGATGCTTATCTGAAAGGGAATCTACCATACAGCGGAGGGGCTCAAAACCTTCCAGAGCCTCCTCCAATCTTCTACCCTCGCAGCAAACCCACCTCCTCCGGTATGCCTGGCAACCTGAACTGCAGGCGTGGGTCAGCTGGTCTCATAGACAGCCGCTCCATGGGTGACAGTACTGGGGGTACAGGCCAACGCTTAGATGTCCCAAGCCGCCATACACTTCGTAACCAGCGTGCTCGCTCCTCAACCATAGCCATCAGCCCTCTGGATTTTCACTTTGCCAACCACAGTGCGGCCATCACCTCAGCCTCACTGCCCTACCAACGGAAGGGCAGCCTTCCACTGTCGCAGAGTGAGCTGTGTCACCAGGCCCTGGCTAAATGGTACCACAGCCAGACAGAGCGCCCAGGCATGTCCCACCACCACCGCAGCATCTCTCAGGACACACTGCTATGCCACTATGGGACAGCCATGGGAGTCAACCAGTCCCCTTACATAGACTCGTGTTGGATGGGTAGATGGGGTATGACTGGGGCGCATCAATCAAACCTCTCCTGCTCAGAAAATCTACTGCCTGCTTATGCTGAATACGATAGCCATGGGCGCTCGCTAGAGAAATTGGACAAGGCCGTTGCATTGGTTTCACCTCGTTTTGAGAAGTTGGCTTGTGCCCCACAGAGCGGTCAGCCAGTCAGAAAAGAAGAGCAGCCCTGCCTGACCAATCAAcatgcagtaatttgtgcagATGTGCCACCCCTGGGCCGGGGATTCAGCCATGCCCAGGATCAGACAGGCTCTCATTCTTATCATTCAGCCCAGCCCAGATGTTTGCCCACACAGACAGTAGATGACCAGATGGTGGGCTACCGCAGCTATAGTCCCTCTTTCTGTCGCAAAGCAGGCCACCTCATGCAGCAGGCTCACTCTTTTAAAGATTCCTCCTACACTGGTCCTCACCTCAGCTGGACCACGCCTAAAACTAGTCCCCCAGATAGTGCACCGTCTTCAGGCAGAGATTCGTCCCCTCTGTCCATGTCTTCCACTGCTGAGACGCAGAACTCTGCAAAGGAAAGCTCAGATAGTGGACCAACAGTGGAGGAGCCTGTTCATGCACAGATGCAAGAGGTAGTCCTCAGACAAAAGCCTCCCTATGCCAAATGTACCCCCCACGCAATGCGCCACCCAAACTATGCTGTGCCTGTGGATCTACTCGAACCTCCTGTTGCCTCGGCTCCTGCGCGGTCCAATGGTAACCTGCAAACCCTGCCTGTGGAGCAGGACTCCCTGGCTTCCATTCCCTTTATAGGTCAGTATAGGAGCACCTCTCCACAATGGTTGCTTGCTTGTCACCTTTCCTCAGTGGTTGCATGTTTTAGCTTGTGCTGGaaaaatcttattattaaaattttatgctgtttaaaaaaaactaaatctgAAATCTGCCTATGACAGTCTACTGGAAACTACACTCTCTAAATGATAGCATTTAACAGTATTCCCAGTCAATGaggaaaatatttactttttcacGAATAATAGATCAGGTTATGATGATTGAAATATGATCTAATATCTAATATCTATACTGTAAGACAAATTTCAGAGAACTTGTGAGAACACGCTACAGAAAGGAATATGACTATAAGGATCTATACTGAGTTTGAATCAAAATCTCTTTGAATGCGGGAGTCTAATGCAAGGGCATGGCCAGATGATTGGTATCAGGTGGTAACTGCCACCCTCAGTGTAAGCTTTACCAACCCAATTGCTGCCCTAACTCTAAGCTAAGCTTAGACAACTATCACGCCTATGCAGTTAATGGAGACGAAATTAATTGTATCTAGCCCATGTTGATTTAAAtcattattggaaaataaatataattagtATAAGGAACTACAGAGCAGCTATAAAGCCAACACCTTAATGTAATTGTAGTACATGGCTATTCATTTTGCAACCCCCTCCCTCCCGCACTCCCCCACCCGTCCCCTGTTGCCACTCCATGTCTATAAACCTGGACATACCACTGGCTCTAGGCTTTGTAAATATGATGGAATTAAAGCAACTATTATTGCAGGTTTCTAGACAGGAACATACAAAGCTCTGCAaccacagcagcagcaacatgTAACACCTAACAatcatataacagcatgtttagATGAGTCATGAAGACTCTTATCGGTTGAcgtctcagaaataaagattcTTAATGAATACAAAATTATCAGTACACTTTTCGAGGATTTTGCAGTGATGTAAGAGTCACTCACAGTATAATTAAAGAAAGGGGCTACATTTACCAAATCAAAAATAGATATTAATCGATCGTAGAAATTCACCTACTGTAATTTCCGTTGTTCCTCACATACTACATGAAAGTTTAAGCTATCTATTGCTATCGAAAGTGTGTATGTTGTGAGAGTTAAGCCAGTTGGAGTGGATGTGTCTTGTTCCTCAGCAAACCTCACCCTTGTTGTCCTTAATTTCCCTTTATCCCCATCATTTTTACTCCTTCCTCACAGATGAGCCCACCAGCCCCAGTGTAGACCTGCTTGCCCAGCACGTGCCCGCCTCCTCTGTGGTGTCCAGCAGCCTATGCCAGGCACCTATCCTGTCCAGCAGCCCTGTCCCTCCCCCCCTTACCTCCCCTCTCACCCATCTCCTCGACACAGACTGCAGTGAGTGCTTCCTCAACTAACACCCTGTCTGATTATCTTTGTCCCGACTGATGGTTATTTGAGCCCTGCTATTTCCTATTAGGTCCACTACATCAGTTTAACTGTTAGCATCTGCCTTGCTTCTTCCTGTCTCCCTTTCACAGTTCATCTTCCACCAGTGCGTTCCACCTTTCATCTGTCCTGAGCATCAGCAGTGTCCATGTCTCTATCACTGTTCCACCTGTCGTTTTGACACTGCTGTATGCCACAAGACTCTTCAAACCGAATGTTTCCTCTTATTGTCAAGCTCATGTGTCCGTCTCTCTCCTGTCATGCTTTTTGTCCACCATCTGCTGTTTATTTCCATTTCAATTTCCCTTTCTAACAGCCATCATCTGTTTCCTCCATTTCACATTGCTTGCAACTGCAGGGTGCAAATTTAACAGGCATTCATTCAAACATTGGCAAATATTGCTAATGACTGGTAAGTCAAGTTCATCAGACCCACCTGATGCCAGTTTAGCATTTAGTCACATGACTGCACATTTAgtcaccccccccaaaaaatataTGCAGCTTGATTTTCTCtagattttttttgaaaaatcacATTCATGTCTGTAGTtcttatatttatgtatatttccCTTTACCTCATAGATCCTcgttctctttttatttactgaacagGCACTGTCAAGAACAGCCGTCGCTCTTCCTACCTGCTGGCCATCACAACTGAGCGCTCCAAGTCTTGTGATGAGGGTCTGAACACATTCAGAGATGAAGGCCGTGTGTTTATGTGAGTGTTTAAGACCCTTATTCTGGAGGATTGTTTTAGAGACATAGTCTGTTCTGGTTTACCTGCTgaatttaaatgtgtaataagCATATATTGCTTTGTTTGTCAGTGTACTTCACAATAATTACtatgtaataataacaataacaataataataataataataattcagtaatTATCGAACAATATATACATCACATCATGTAAATAGCAGTTaactgatgttttctttttctaatgTTGTATTACCTCTACAGGAGATTACCAAAAAGAGTCAAAAGCTTTTTTACAGAGGGTGTAAGTTCATCCATATCCTTCACAATATAGAAGGCTTGTTTTGCCCAGAATGTAAATTTATTCTGTGGATAATTGTGGGTATCTCTTTGTTCAGTCCCTCGAGAGTCTGCGAGTGGCAGAGGAAGCGCGCTCCAAACGCCACTCCACCTCTGAGCTTGGCAACATCACACTAACGGATATCAGAAAAGAGGGCTGGCTGCACTACAAACAGATCCTTACAGAGAAGGGCAAGGTCTGACTCATGTTCACTCCGCCCTACTGATTGGTTAATTCAGCCAAATAGTGCAAACAAAGCAAACAAGGAAAGATTGTGTACTAATTGACACAGCTTagatatagtatatatattgtacataaATATTTTCCTAATTCCTCCTGTATGAAGAGAAAGGGCTATTTGTTTTTGACATATATTAAGTTTAGcaatgttattaatattttaacaacGGTCTTAACAGACTTCCATGTCCTCATAAAATTATCCGCTGTACATGCTGATAAAGACTGATGAGTATCAGCAGTATATTCCTAATAATGGTGCCTGAGAGAAGTTAGTGAGAGAGTACTTTAACCTGATATGGTCAGTTCAGCTGaatattcacatttacatttattcatttaagagacacttttatccaaagtgacttgcaaatgaggaaatgcatGCAATTATGCCACCAACACATTTTGCAGGAGAGCTTAAGAGCACCTGTGAGAAAGCCTGAAAGCACACTTACAAAGTACACAGTTACAATGTGGTAAAAACCTTATGCAGCACATCTTATCAGCATTTCTGTGATGCTGTCTTTTCCATACAGAAAGTTGGTGGTGGTATGAGGCCATGGAAACGGGTCTTCTCTGTGCTGCGCTCCCATTCACTCTTTATGTACAAGGACAAGCGTGAGGCAGTGCTCCATGGAGCTGGGTCATTAGgccatggtggtggtggtggtggtggtggtgaggaTGAGCAGCCCATCAGTATCCGTGGCTGCTTGATTGACATAGCTTACAGCGAGACGAAGCGGAAACACACACTACGACTCACCACACAGGACTTCTGTGAGTACTTGCTCCAGGCAGAGGACCGGGACGACATGTTGAGCTGGATCCGCATCATCCGTGAGAACAGCAAGACTGACAACGAGGTAAGTCAGCCACGCATCATTCACCTCTATGCTAATCTACACTCaccgagcactttattaggaacacctacagatacacctactcattcatgcagttatctaattcGCCAATCAGTGGCAgaagtgcagtgcataaaatcatgcagatacgggccagcagcttcgagtaatgttcacatcaaccatcagaatggggaaaaatgtgatctcagtgattttgaccgtggcatgacTGTTGGTGCCAGAGaggctggtttgagtttttCTATAACTGATGATCTCctcggattttcacacacaacagtctctagagtttattcAGAATGgtgccattaaaaaaacacatttgtgaGCAGCATTTCTGCAGATGGAAACACCTTCTTGATGAGAGAGGTGaacagagaatggccagactagtTCAGTCTGACAGAAAGTGTACAGTATATCAGCTagccactctgtacaattgtggtgaacagaaaatcatctcagaatgcacaacatgccgAACCTTGAGacagatggactacaacagcagaagaccacatcaggttccacgtctgtcagccaagaacaaaaagctgaggctgcagtgggcacagttcaaaactggacagttgaagattggaaaaacgtAGTCCGGTCTGATGAATCTACATTTCTCCTGAGgtacacagatggtagggtcagaatttgacgccgacagcatgaatccatggacccaacctgccttgtgtcaacagtccaggctggtggaggtggtgtaatggtgtaggaaaagttttcttggcacactttgggcccgttaataccaatcaatcatcacttgaacttatttgagtattgttgctgactatATACATCCCTTCATGgtcacaatttaccatcttctaatagTTTCTTCAGAATGATAGTGTACCATGTCACAAAACAAAAGTCATCTCatactggtttcatgaacatgacaatgagttcagtgttcttcactggtcttcccagtcaccggatctgaatccaatagaacacctttgggatgtggtagaacgagagattcacagcatgaaagtgcacctggaAATCTGCAGGGATTAGGtaatgcaatcatgtcaacatgaacGAGAATCtgaaaggaatgtttccaacatcttgtggaattcATACCATGAAGAATTGACACTGTTTTAGAGCAAAGAGAGttcctacccagtattagtatagtgttcctaataaagtgctcagtgaataTATATCATATTTTCCAATAGCAACAATggtctgtaatgtttttttcccaaatGTTTGTAATATGTATATTAAGTATTAGTTAATGAAGTATTTATCTTTTCATAGGAGCTTGGTTTTTCCAGACAGGCCCTCATCAGTAAGAAACTAAATGATTACAGGAAACAAAGGTAAACTGATAAAGTGTAACTCCACTATAGAAATAATGTATAAACCAGTGGGGTAGATAGAAGATATGGCAAAATGATCATATCCTGAGAGTATTTTCACAGTACGCAGTGTACTACATATTCAAGTCCTATGAAAAAGAAGTGCAAttggtcagtgttatagatgtACAGATAATACCTGTAATATCTCAGGAAAGGGTTTTCAGACAAGATTATTGCGATATTCATATTATATGGTCATATTACCCAGCACATATTGCAGTGTGAGTTTCTGTCATGCACATAATCTCTTATTATCGTGTCTTTCTGACATCCACAACAGCCTAACAGGTACTAAGCCAGACACTTCTCCCAGAGTCCACAGGATGATGCAACCGTTTCTCCTCTCAAAGACGGACAGCAGCTCAGGAGTGAACCGATCCCTAAAGACAGAGAGCAAAGGTTAGTCCTACACAGTCATATTGGAGAACACATGAATCAGCATGTATCTCTGCACAGCAAAGAAGTGACTAGTTAAATGTGTCCCTAACcacactctgtctctttctattaGAGGAGAGCAGTCCCCCTAAGGCTACATGGAGTATCAACAttatgaaaaaaggaaagaaagcagGTCCTAAGGCCTTTGGGGTTAGACTTGAGGACTGCCCTCCGGGAGCCAATAATAAGGTGAGCCGACGTGCAACAGTGAAGTAACACTGAAGAGAGACTTATGTGGCAAAATTCCTTGCTCTGATTATTGAGAGgaccttttgagtctggtttgtCTGAATGTTTATTCTTTATTCCATCTCTGGCTTTTCCTTGCTACTTTCCCTCTGAcatgctcattagggatctagatcaGGATGTCTGTTAAGCTGAATGTCTGAGttgaataaaattgaaatgaaaagcTTTGGTAGGTAAATTTGAACAATTTAGTGTTGGCAATATTCCAGCCGTTGTATTGGCAGTAAAGTGTATTGGATGTATTTTGGTTTTGTAGTTTGTGCCTCTGATAGTGGAAACCTGCTGCAACCTGGTGGAAGAGATGGGTTTGGAATATACAGGGATCTACAGAGTGCCAGGGAACAATGCCATGGTGTCCACCCTACAGGACCAACTCAACAAGGGCATGGAGATCAACACTGCTGAAGAGGTGAGaaacacaggcagacagatacaGAGTAAGCCAGAGAAGTGGCACCAGTCTCACGTGTGTTATTTCTCCACAGAGATGGCAGGACCTGAATGTAATCAGCAGTCTCCTTAAGTCTTTCTTTAGGAAGCTTCCAGAACCTCTTTTCACTGATGGTAAATGAATTCCCTACAGTCATATTCCAGCACTTATTTCAatgtgtgtaggagtgtatCTGCTCACATTGCTCACTGCTGCCCTCTGCCTTCAGACAAATACAATGATTTCATCTATGCCAATCGATTAGAGGACGCTGGAGACCGGTTGAAGACAATGAGAAAACTGGTAGGAAGATACAGTTTTAATTGCGGAGTGCTAGAGAGATGTTGCATTTCCTTAATGACCTTTCAGCAATAATAGCGTTCACttgcatatttaatttttttttttctttcctggtAATGTTGTCTTATTGTGTTTTCTGTGTCTCTTTCACAGATCCGTGACTTGCCTGATCATTGCTACCACACACTTAAATTTTTGATCAGCCATCTTAAGCGAGTGGCTGATCACTCAGCGAAGAATAAGGTGGGGTGTCACTGGTTACCATACGAGTCAAAATAAACTCAGCGAATTAGACTCATTATTTGTAGAACGACAATATAAATGGTTAATAGGTTTTTGGCTCTGGCCATGTACAACATCAGACGGAGCAGGCTcttcatcatttattttattacaaataaaatcataaagGCCTACTCATTTTAAGCATAACATTTCACTTGGACTAGGGATGTCAATTTACACAAATTTCCATGGTCGATCATTTAAATTAATGAtcaattaatcgattaattgtTAGCCATAATACCGCAAGATACGTCTACTGCAGTGACATATAGCCACTGGCATGACAGTGTGTGAAAACACCAGCTTCCTCAACCAAAAGAAAaggttttttattataaataataggCTAGTAGGACTGTAAAATGAATCGATGGGATTATGATCATTTTATAAAGTGACTTATTTAATAACCAAATATAATGACTATAATATACAATGTGTCACTAACGCCGTCTCAGATGTACGCTCTGGCAACAGAGTGCATGTGAGT
This is a stretch of genomic DNA from Ictalurus punctatus breed USDA103 chromosome 13, Coco_2.0, whole genome shotgun sequence. It encodes these proteins:
- the arhgap23b gene encoding rho GTPase-activating protein 23 isoform X6, with the protein product MDTIFVKSVKEMGPAHQAGLCTGDRLVKVNGESILGKTYSQVIALIQNSKSVLELSIMPKDEDVLQLVSAYSQDAYLKGNLPYSGGAQNLPEPPPIFYPRSKPTSSGMPGNLNCRRGSAGLIDSRSMGDSTGGTGQRLDVPSRHTLRNQRARSSTIAISPLDFHFANHSAAITSASLPYQRKGSLPLSQSELCHQALAKWYHSQTERPGMSHHHRSISQDTLLCHYGTAMGVNQSPYIDSCWMGRWGMTGAHQSNLSCSENLLPAYAEYDSHGRSLEKLDKAVALVSPRFEKLACAPQSGQPVRKEEQPCLTNQHAVICADVPPLGRGFSHAQDQTGSHSYHSAQPRCLPTQTVDDQMVGYRSYSPSFCRKAGHLMQQAHSFKDSSYTGPHLSWTTPKTSPPDSAPSSGRDSSPLSMSSTAETQNSAKESSDSGPTVEEPVHAQMQEVVLRQKPPYAKCTPHAMRHPNYAVPVDLLEPPVASAPARSNGNLQTLPVEQDSLASIPFIDEPTSPSVDLLAQHVPASSVVSSSLCQAPILSSSPVPPPLTSPLTHLLDTDCSTVKNSRRSSYLLAITTERSKSCDEGLNTFRDEGRVFMRLPKRVKSFFTEGSLESLRVAEEARSKRHSTSELGNITLTDIRKEGWLHYKQILTEKGKKVGGGMRPWKRVFSVLRSHSLFMYKDKREAVLHGAGSLGHGGGGGGGGEDEQPISIRGCLIDIAYSETKRKHTLRLTTQDFCEYLLQAEDRDDMLSWIRIIRENSKTDNEELGFSRQALISKKLNDYRKQSLTGTKPDTSPRVHRMMQPFLLSKTDSSSGVNRSLKTESKEESSPPKATWSINIMKKGKKAGPKAFGVRLEDCPPGANNKFVPLIVETCCNLVEEMGLEYTGIYRVPGNNAMVSTLQDQLNKGMEINTAEERWQDLNVISSLLKSFFRKLPEPLFTDDKYNDFIYANRLEDAGDRLKTMRKLIRDLPDHCYHTLKFLISHLKRVADHSAKNKMEPRNLALVFGPTLVRTSEDNMTDMVTHMPDRYKIVETLILHHAWFFTDELMDKDEKTPEDQRDEQPIPNIDHLLSNIGRTAPLGDASDSTNSDSAKSKGSTISKKDVSAKDFLPLSIISAVTRKRKKHRSACPTDSSSDEDSEHEPVKASNYGELSENVGNETDGGHEESKIGCAAQSTGSQTTEVDEKDVEGKRMMEAHEGGEQEVEGRESTGSQQEDDGIRVDVSVRAQLGQEQPQRPRSFLYSHQNSPAQSVTDQSTSSPSSPCTSDAHRLSQVNSASRKKLRGERARPRSLYEEPGLERAVGLARVKASLVRGQERLRQAMSPSRDPSVQPSWLSQVHANFLSSANDLWRSGTQRRHASPETRRRRRDWRRHTVVGNSGES